gggctccagatcctctatttgttctgactctctaccctccctctctctctctccccctcagggctccagatcctctatctgttctgactctctatcctctctctctctctccctcagggctccagatcctctatctgttctgactctctatcctcctctctctttccctctgttctgactctctatcctcctctctctctccctcagggctccagatcctctatctgttctgactctctatcctcccctctctctctccccctcagggctccagatcctctatcagttctgactctctaccctcccctctctctctctttccctatgttctgactctctaccctttctctctctctcccctcagggctccagatcctctatctgttctgactctctaccctccctctctctctctccccctcagggctccagatcctctatctgttctgactctctctctctctttccctctgttctgactccctaccctccctctctctctcctcagttctgactctctaccctccccctctctctctccctcagggctcagatcctctatctgttctgactctctaccctcccctctctctctccctcagttctgactctctaccatccctctctctctctctccctcagggctccagatcctctatctgttctgactctctaccatccctctctctctctccccctcagggctccagatcctctatttgttctgactctctatcctcccctctctctctctcccctcagggctccagatcctctatttgttctgactctctaccctccctctctctctcccctcagggctccagatcctctatctgttctgactctctaccctccctctctctctccctcagttctgactctctaccctccctctctctctcccctcagggctccagatcctctatctgttctgactctctaccctcctctctctttcctctgttctgactctctatcctcctctctctctctccccctcagggctccagatcctccatctgttctgactctctaccctccctctctctctctcccctcagggctccagatcctatatcagttctgactctctatctcccctctctctctcccctcagggctccagatcctctatctgttctgactctctatcctccccctctctctctccctcagggctccagatcctctatcagttctgactctctatcctccctctctctctctccctcagggctccagatcctctatctgttctgactctctaccatcccccctctctctctccccctcagggctcagatcctctatttgttctgactctctaccctccctcctctctctctcccctcagggctccagatcctctatctgttctgactctctatcctctctctctctctctccctcagggctccagatcctctatctgttctgactctctatcctcccctctctctttccctctgttctgactctctatcctccctctctctctctccctcagggctccagatcctctatctgttctgactctctatcctcctctctctctctcccctcagggctccagatcctctatcagtTCTGACTctcaaccctcccctctctctctttccctctgttctgactctctaccctccctctctctctccctatcaggGCTCAGATCCTCTATCTTTTCTGactctcaaccccctctctctctctctccccctcagggctccagatcctctatctgttctgactctcaacccccctctctctctctctcccctcagggctccagttCATCTATCAGTTCTGACTccctaccatccctctctctctccccctcagggctccagatctctctatctgttctgactctctatcctcccaGTATATTATACACAGACtggacaacaggacaatgatcctaagcctggacttgaacccgatcgtacatttctggagagacctgaaaatagctgtgcagcgacgctccccatccaacctgacagagcttgagaggaactgcagagaagaatgggagaaactcccaaatactggtgtgccaagtttgtagcctCATAACCAAGGAATCAAGGTTatgtcgctgccaaaggtgcttcaatactgagtagagggtctgaatacttatttaaatgtgatatcTAAGTTTTGTTTTAAATAAAACTGTTCACACATAAAATAAACAGTTTTGCTTTGTAAttctgggttattgtgtgtagattgatgagggaaaaacacatttaatccattttagaataaggctgtaacgtgacaaaatgtaaaaagtcaaggggtctgaatactttctgaatgttactgtatatcagtatattagactctctctctctgcagtgatgTTGTTTTCATCACTTCTGGTTTAACACTGACATCAAGTGGTGATTGTCCAAACTTCACCACTGttaagagaaagtgagagatagagagagcagagagaagagagaaggctgAGGGCagagagcattagagagagagagagagagcgagagagagagagagagtgagagagagagagaggagagagtgagagagagatcaaagagagcagagagagagcagagggcagagagaacagagagagcatagagcagagagaacagagagaggagagagagagagagcagagagcaggctGAGAGAGCAAATAGAGCAGAGataatagagagtgagagagcagagaacaaAGGGCAGAgagaagaaaacagagagagagagcatagagcagagagaacagagagaggagagagcatagagcagagaacagagagagagagcagagattaggctgagagagcagagagagcagagagtgagagagatcaaAGAGAGCAGAGataatagagagtgagagagcagagagagagcgggtagagagagcagcagagcagagagcagagaacaaAGGGCAGAtaagaaaatagagagagagagcatagagcagagagaacagagaggagagagagagagcagagagagagcaggtagagatagcagcagagcagagagcagagagaacaaaGGGCAGagaagaaaatagagagagagagcatagagcagagagaacagagaggagagagagagagagcagagggaacagagagagagagagagcagaagagcagagcagagagagagagagagagagagagcaagggggaGGGACAGCAGGCTGAGAgtgagcaaagagagagagcagggagtgagggagagatcaAAGAGAGCAGAGataatagagagtgagagagcagagagagcagcagagcagagagcagagaaaaCAAAGGgcagagagaagaaaaagagagaagagcatagagcagagagaacagagaagagagagcagagaaagcagagaggtgagagagcagagagcagagaacatcaagagagagagagagagagagagagagagagagagagagagagagagagagagagagagagagagagagagagagagagagagagagagagagagagagagagagagagagcagaggggagggacagcaggctgagagagcaagagagagcagggagtgagggagagatcaaagagagcagagagagggcgagataatagagagtgagagagcataGATAacaaaaggcagagagagagcagagagaacatagagaggagagagagagcagagagaagagagagagagcagagaacagagagaagagagagcagagaaagcagagagagagtgagagagcagagaacagagagaagagagagagagcagacagagcagaggagagagagagcagagaacagagagggagagagagagcagacaacacagagagcagagagagagagagcagagagagcagagggagagcagagggcagagagaacagagagaggagagagcatagagagtgagagagcagagaacagagagagcagagggagagagagcagacagagcagagggagagcgagcagagagcaggctgagaaagcaaatagagagtgagagagcagagagtgagaggacagagagaactatgttgctatagtgaccctgcatcacaacactgcgttgctatagtgaccctgcatcacaacactctgttgctatagtgaccctgcatcacaacactctgttgctatagtaaccctgcatcacaacactctgttTTTTGAGGAAAACGTTAAATCAATAAACAAACTGTTTTCACAATTAACAGGCCTTTTCTTGTTTCAAGTATGTTTTATTATGAAAAGTACAATATATCATTGTATACTTGTACAACTATGAAGCGTAGGTCCATATATAATTGTACAAATTGTTATTCAACATAAAATACATGTTATAGTAAGAGGTCCTGGGTCAAGGTCACAATTATAGGAAGACGCGCAAGTGtttgtgtttgtccagtgtgtttgtttgtccagtgtgtgtgtgttcagtgtgtgtgtgtccaattgtgtgtgtgtgtggttgtccagtgtgtgtgtgtgttcagtgtgtgtgtgtgttcagtgtgtgtgtgtccagtgtgtgttttgtgtgtgtgtgtgtgtgtgttcagtgtgtgtgtgtccagtgtgtgtttgtgtgtgtgtgtgtgttcaatgtgtgtgtgtgtgtgtctagcgtgtgtgtgtatgtgtgtgtgtccagcgtgtgtgtgtgtgtgtgtccagtgtgtgtccagtgtgtgtttttccagtgtgtgtgtgtgtgtgtgtgcccagtgtgtgtgtgtgtgtttttccactgtgtgtgtgtgtgtgtgtgtgttcagtgtgtgtgtgtgtgtgtgtgtgtgtgtgtgtgtgtgtgtgtgtgtgtgtgtgtgtgtgtgtgtgtgtgtgtgtgtgtgtgtgtgtgtgtgtgtgtccagtgtgtatcACTGACAGAGGGACACTGAGTCGCCAAAACACCAAAGCCTAAACCCTGGATAGAGGGGCTCAGTGAATGTGGAGGTGAATGTGATCAGGTGGGTCAGTGTCAGAGGAGGCtcgatagaaggacagagtgccggCTGGCCAGTCCAGATACACTCCTACTCTGTGGGAGCTGGAGGAGGGGACGTCTATGGTAGTGTGATTATTATTGTGACAGGCTCTGTAACGGTTGTCAGAGCAGTACAGACTCCAGGACTTGTCATTGGATCCAAGACAACAgtcctcaacctctcctctcctgctgattcctttatatgtcactcctatAACAGCCCCTCTTCCACTCCACTCTGCCTCCCAGTAACAGCGCCCAGTCAGACCCTCTCTACACAGCACCTGTCTACAGCCCTCAAATCTCTCTGGGTGATCAGGATACggctgctcctctgtcctccatgtcacctttctgttctcctcagacagagagaggcgtcTGTTTACTGTGTTTGGGTCCAGTGTGAGATCACAGACATCTGATGGATGAAACCAGACACAATATTAGAAATCATCATCATTCACATTAGAATGTTAACTCACTTTTCACTAATTCATTTAATGTAGATGTTTCTAGGTATCAAAAGGAGAAGTGAAGGTAACTTGAGACTTGTTGAATGATcatatgttatactgtatggtaatataaaacacacttattcccattaattacacacacacacacacacacacacacacacacacacacacacacacacacacacacacacacacacacacacacacacacacacacacacacacacacaaaccaactcTTTGTAAACGTTGGTGTCCCTGATTTCTGCTTCTGTAGAACTACAGCTGATATTTATTATGACCAAGTCAGTAATGATGTTGGTCTTTGACTTTGACTTAACTTGAATTAAGACTTATTCTTAGTCATATTCTTCACAGCAGTCAACACTCACATTTTCTAAGTCCAGGTTTCATTCTGTTCTCTCCACCATGTTCCACACTGTAGCGGTAAGCAgaagaacagacagtcattgagggatacacctgaactcacacacacacacacacacacacacacacacacacacacacacacacacacacacacacacacacacacacacacacacacacacacacacacacacacacacactagatacacacacacacacacacacacacacacacacacacacacacacacacacacacacagtcaagcgTTGGTAAgaatgtgtgtgtcagtatgtgtgtgtgtgtccagtatgtgtgtgtgtccagtgtttgtgtgtgtccagtgtgtgtgtgtccagtgtatgtgtgtgtgtgtgtgtgtgtgtgtttgtttgtacagtgtgtgtgtccagtgtgtgtgtgtgtgtgtgtgtgtgtgtgtgtgtgtgtgtacagtgtgtgtccagtgtgtgtgtgtgtgtccagtgtgtgtttgtccagtgtgtgtgtgtccagtgggtgtgtccagtgtgtgtgtgtgtccagtgtgtgtgtgtccagtgtgtgtgtgtgtgtgtgtgtgtgtcaagtgtgggtgtgtccagtgtgtgtgtgtccagtgtgtgtgtgtccagtgtgtgtgtgtgtgtgtgtgtgtgtgtgtgtgtgtgtgtgtgtgtgtgtgtgtgtgtgtgtgtgtgtgtgtgtgtgtccagtgtgtgagagattcactgaacactgaacacacacaactTTGTAAACAGAcaggacccacacacacacacacacacacagtcagcatATAACTTTGTCCAAGTGGTGGTAATAATGTTTGTCTTAACCAGCCTGATAAGTCCAACATGTCTGATATGAACATTGACATAAACCCTCTACATACTTGAGTTTCTCCAGTCTGCAGTGTGGAtcctccagtccagcagagagcagtctgactcctgagtctcctgggtgattgtagctcaggtccagctctctcaggtgtgaggggtttgacctcagagctgagaccagagaagcacagccttcctctgtgactagacagcctgacagcctgcaaagagtcaaatcataTTAAAATCACACTGATATTCTTTGGTGGTGAAAATAGTGGCAGTATATTTTTTCAACATATTCAGATATATCAGTGTCCTGAAACCTGCCATATCTATTTGTAAAATAGTGTATCATCATAAAAAATGACAAATGATCAAAGTATTGCCTGCAGATAGAAACATGTATAGTACAAATATTATAGTAGACTGACCAGACCAGTTTAAAAGCAGTATCAGTCAGAagacagacagtgaggaatcagatttagattgtattgagtatacagtccacatcatatctatttagacagtgaggtatcagatatagattgtattgagtatacagtccacaccatatctatttagacagtgaggtatcagatatagattgtattgagtatacagtccacaccatatctatttagacagtgaggaatcagatatagattgtattgagtatatagtccacaccatatctatttagacagtgaggaatcagatttagattgtattgagtatacagtccacaacatatctatttagacagtgaagtatcagatttagattgtattgagtatacagtccacaccatatctatttagacagtgaggaatcagatttagattgtattgagtatacagtccacaccatatctatttagacagtgaggaatcagatatagattgtattgagtatacagtccacaccatatctatttagacagtgaggtatcagatatagattgtattgagtatacagtccacaccatatctatttagacagtgaggtatcagatttagattgtattgagtatacagtccacaccatatctatttagacagtgaggaatcagatttagattgtattgagtatacagtccacaccatatctatttagacagtgaggtatcagatatagattgtattgagtatacagtccacaccatatctatttagacagtgaggtatcagatttagattgtattgagtatacagtcctcaccatatatatttagacagtgaggtatcagatatagattgtattgagtatacagtccacaccatatctatttagacagtgaggtatcagatatagattgtattgagtatacagtccacaccatatctatttagacagtgaggtatcagatttagattgtattgagtatacagtcctcaccatatatatttagacagtgaggtatcagatatagattgtattgagtatacagtccacaccatatctatttagacagtgaggtatcagatttagattgtattgagtatacagtccacaccatatctatttagacagtgaggtatcagatttagattgtattgagtatacagtccacaccatatctatttagacagtgaggaatcagatttagattgtattgagtatacagtccacaccatatatTTTAATACATACAGtgtaagtcagaagtttacatacaccttagccaaatacttttTTACAAAATaatttttacaattcctgacatttaatcctagttaaaattccctgtcttaggtcagttaggatcaccactttattttaagtatgtgaaatgtcagaataatattagagagaattatttttttcagctttttatttctttcatcacattccccctgggtcagaagtttacatacactcaattactatttggtagaattgcctttaaattgtttaacttgggtcaaatgtttcaggtagccttccacaagcttcccacaataagttgggtgaattttggcccattcctcctgacagagctggtgtagctgagtcaggtttgtaggccaccttgctcacacacgctttatcagttctgcccacaaatgttctataggattgaggtcagggctttgtgatggccactccaataccttgactttgttgactttccttaagccattttgccacaactttggaagtatgcttggggtcattgtccaaaaCATACTaaactctcaccattaccaattacagagactacaacaaaacatgctaacctctcaccattatcaATAACAGAGGGGTTTGtacctctgtaactttctcattcatcatcattcacgattcattcatgattattcATCATCatagtagcatccacatgaatgtagaagtgttcagaaacatcttcTATTCTTACTGACAATACAAgtgaagtgactccaaaatgacaggacattattcaccattcagttTCTATTAGGAAAACATCTAAAACACAACCAAGACAAACTGCAAATTAATTCAACAAGTTAGTAgaatcacaagcttgatgtaatcactgCAGGcatggaatatgggaccaaatactaaacttatgactactttaatacactataagtgaatgTGTAATAGTAATTACGACTTTTTCAAATGGGAGAACTAcatacataaagtgctttcatatctgatactgatactgacctcagaatctccagtttacagtggggattccccagtccagcagagagcagcttcactcctgaatccttcaggtcattgttactcagatccagctctctcaggtgtgaggggtttgactccagagctgagaccagagaagcacagccttcctctgtgactccacagcctgacagcctgacaAAGATATCATCATGACTTCACAAACACACTGTTAATTTAACACCAGTAGTGTAGAAGGACAATGGCAGATGCATTTGGTTTATTCTCTCAAATAACATATAGATTCATCTTCCGTCTCCTAGAATTGTCTGGTCATAATGATATACTAATGTGAAAATCAATGcatttattcaatgtgtttgtcaatatattatatacatattataatACATATTTTTCTCTAAACTGAATATTTCTTCCTGATGATTAGTTCTTATATGTCATTTTATTTACTCACAGAGCAGCTCTGGAGGCTTTGACCACTGGCAGCAGCCTCAGAagaccttcctctgatctggagtatttcttcagGTCAAACACATCCAGCTCCTTTTCTGAAGTCAGCAACACAAAGACCAGAGCTGACCACTGTGCAGGTGACAGTTTGGGTTCTGAGAGACTTCCTGAGCTCAGGAAGCTTtggatctcctccactagagaatGGTCATTCAGTTCATTCAGACAGTGGAACAGATTGATGCTCCTCTCTGGAGAGGGATTCTCCCCGATCTTCTCCTTGATGTACTTGACTGTTTCTTCATGGCTCTGTGAGCTGCTTCTTGTCTTTGTCAGTAGACCTCGTAAGTGCTTCTGATTGGACTCCAGTGAGAGGCCCAGAAGGAAGCGGAGGAACAGGTCCAGGTTTCCTGTCTCACTTTGTAAGGCTTTATCCACAGCACTCTTGTAGAAAGTAACTTTACGCCTTTGTTTGATCCTCACAGAAAAGCTCCTGGACGTCGTTCTCAGTTTGTCCATTAGATTCTCATTGTTGTTGATGAATGAGAGGAACACATATACAGCAGCCAGAAACTCCTGAACGCTCAGATGAACAAAGCAGTACACCTTCTCCTGGTACAGCCCACATTCCTCTTTAAAGAGCTGTGTGCACAATCCTGAGTACACTGAGGTTTCATTGACATCAATGCCAGCCTCTTTCAGGTCTTCTTCATAGAAAATCAGATTGCCATTCACAAGCTGTTGAAAAGCCAGTTTTCCCAGTGACAGAATGCTCTCTTTATTCCAGTGTGGACCTGTCTCTTCTTTCCCAAGATACTTTTCATTCTCCTGTTTGGTATAAAACATCACAAGGTGTGTGTACATCTCAGTCAGAGTCTTGGGCATCTCTTCTGTCTTGTGTTTCAGCATGTATTCAAGGACTATAGCAGAAATCCAACAGAAGACTGGAATGTGGCACATGATGTGGAGGCTCCTTGATGTCTTTATGTGCGAGATGATTCTGCTGGCCAGGTCCTCATCACTGAATCTCTTCCTGAAGTACTCCTCCTTCTGTGGGTCATTGAACCCTCGTACCTCTGTCTCCTGGTCAACACACCCTGAAGGGATCTTATTGGCTGCTGCAGGTCGGGTAGTtatccagaggagagcagagggaagcagattTCCCTTGATGAGATTTGTCAGCAGAACATCCACTGAGGTTGACTCTGTGACGTCACAACAGATCTTGTTCTTCTGGAAGTCTAGGGGCAGTCGGCACTCATCCAGACCATCAAAGATGAACAGAACTTTGTACTTGTTGTAGTTGGAGATTCCTGATTGTTTGGTTTCCATTGAGAAGTGATTGAGAAGTTCAATGA
The Oncorhynchus keta strain PuntledgeMale-10-30-2019 unplaced genomic scaffold, Oket_V2 Un_contig_3796_pilon_pilon, whole genome shotgun sequence DNA segment above includes these coding regions:
- the LOC127924195 gene encoding LOW QUALITY PROTEIN: NLR family CARD domain-containing protein 3-like (The sequence of the model RefSeq protein was modified relative to this genomic sequence to represent the inferred CDS: deleted 1 base in 1 codon), whose translation is MTFVKNELKMFKRILSPELPEGFESQKQDKEVVDAEDEKQESSAREGALKITLHILRKMNQKELADTLEKYSDELAVICQRELKSNLKKKFQCVFEGIAQQGNPTLLNKIYTELYITEGGTGEVNNEHELRPIETTTRKQARPETAIKCNDIFKPLSGQDKPIRTVLTKGVAGIGKTVSVQKFILDWAEGKANQDVQFVFSFPFRELNLMKEDKHTFIELLNHFSMETKQSGISNYNKYKVLFIFDGLDECRLPLDFQKNKICCDVTESTSVDVLLTNLIKGNLLPSALLWITTRPAAANKIPSGCVDQETEVRGFNDPQKEEYFRKRFSDEDLASRIISHIKTSRSLHIMCHIPVFCWISAIVLEYMLKHKTEEMPKTLTEMYTHLVMFYTKQENEKYLGKEETGPHWNKESILSLGKLAFQQLVNGNLIFYEEDLKEAGIDVNETSVYSGLCTQLFKEECGLYQEKVYCFVHLSVQEFLAAVYVFLSFINNNENLMDKLRTTSRSFSVRIKQRRKVTFYKSAVDKALQSETGNLDLFLRFLLGLSLESNQKHLRGLLTKTRSSSQSHEETVKYIKEKIGENPSPERSINLFHCLNELNDHSLVEEIQSFLSSGSLSEPKLSPAQWSALVFVLLTSEKELDVFDLKKYSRSEEGLLRLLPVVKASRAALLSGCGVTEEGCASLVSALESNPSHLRELDLSNNDLKDSGVKLLSAGLGNPHCKLEILRLSGCLVTEEGCASLVSALRSNPSHLRELDLSYNHPGDSGVRLLSAGLEDPHCRLEKLNVEHGGENRMKPGLRKYVCDLTLDPNTVNRRLSLSEENRKVTWRTEEQPYPDHPERFEGCRQVLCREGLTGRCYWEAEWSGRGAVIGVTYKGISRRGEVEDCCLGSNDKSWSLYCSDNRYRACHNNNHTTIDVPSSSSHRVGVYLDWPAGTLSFYRASSDTTHLITFTSTFTEPLYPGFRLWCFGDSVSLCQ